The nucleotide sequence ATTTCCGTTTACCAAAAAAGGTAAACTCCAGAATAGCCCAACATTACTTTGATTCACTTCCGATCAGCAGGTCTGCTCACGAAATGCTTGCCGTATTAGGAGGCAAGGCACCTCATAATCATGGAGTGTTTATCGGTGGTGTCACTACTCAAGCTACCGCTGAAAAAGTAGTTCATCTGGATTCATTATTGGACGAAATCATTGCATTTATTGATGTCAAAATGATCCCCGATGTCTATGAAATTGCCAAATATTATCCTGAGTATTTTCAGATTGGAGGGGGATACGGAAATTTACTATCCTATGGAGCTTTTAACGATTATGAAGATCTAGGCACTTTGTACTTGAACCCGCTCGTATCTACATTGAATTCCATAGAAATATTCGATGAGAAAAAGATAAAGGAAAAAATCGATTATTCATGGTTCCAGTCCCCATCGAGTACATATGATCCAGATGAGTTAATGCCAGAACCTGATCAAGATAAGGAGAAGGCATACTCTTGGGTGAAGGCTCCCCGTTATAATGGATTACCTTATGAAGTTGGTCCACTTGCAAGGTTAATTTTAAGTGGTAATTACAACAAAGGAATTTCAGCTATGGATCGTACGATTGCTCGAGCTCTAGAGGCAAAAAAGATTACAGAAATCATGAAAACCCTGCTTTCTCAGATCATTCCGGAAATCGATGTTCAATCAAAATATGAACTTCCTGAGACTGCAGAGGGGAGGGGACTAGTTGATACGACTAGAGGGGCTCTAGGTCATTGGCTAAAAATTAAAGACAAGAAATTGTCTTTTTATCAGATTATCACCCCTTCTACTTGGGATTTTTCTACGAGAGATGATCAAGGGTACAGGGGGGTCGCAGAAGAGGCACTTATTGGAACCCCAATTCAAAATCCAGACAAACCGGCAGAAATCGGACGTATCCTTCGCTCTTTCGACCCGTGTATGTCATGTGCAACTCATGTCTATAGATCAGGTGAACAAGTCAAAACGATTAAGGTGTTTTAATGGAAAAAACAATTGTTGTGGGTATTGGAAACAAGTTGATGATGGATGATGGAGTGGGAATTTACGTTGTAGAAGAGCTTGCCGAAAAAAATGAGGATTCTCAGGTGCAATATATGATTGGAGAATCGGACGTGGATTACTGTCTCTCAAAAATTCAAGGTGCGACTAAGGTTATCATTGTGGATGCAGTTTATAATAACAAGAGGGTCGGTGAAGTGAGTGTGATTCCTATAAAAGAACTATCAGAGCAAAAGAGTTTGGACATCTCGCCTCATAATACCCATTTGTTTCATGCTCTTTATCAACATGAATTGATTAGTGGTTACTTATTGGCAGTCGAACCATTTTCCATACAATTTCAAATTGGGCTAAGCAATGAATTAAAAAAACTTTGGACACAGATTCAAACTGATGTAGAAAATAAAATAACAGAATTATTAATTGATCCCAAGAGTGTCTGATGGGTCCTGATGTGACATCTATTGCTCATTATCTGCGTATACACGATTTAAATAATCTATATAAAAAGCTCTCCTGAAAAGGTACTGCACTCCACAAGTTAGTGCGAAAATCTAACTTGTGGGTTGACCACCAAAGGGGAGCTTTTTAATATTTCAGGAAAACACTGGATAAACAATTATGGATGAAAGAATCATGTTCAGCCTTAAAGCAATAAGCGATGTTATTATTATTCTTCAATATAGTGAGCTTCAAACCCCCTACTTATCATTTAAACCCTTTCCATCAAGGATGTGTTGCATATATTTTTCCACCCTAGCTTGTCGATTTTTGTACTATTTGGCTTTAGAAATATAAAGAATATATGCTCTTTGACGACCGGGAGTCAACGCTTCAAATGCTGTTTTCTCTATCTAAATTGTAGCACTCACCCAGCTAATGCTGTTTTTCAAATTCCTATAACGTCGGTTTACAAGGGAAATCCGGTATGTTATATTAAAAATGTTTAATACGTTAAAAAATAATTTAATAAAATTAATGCAGGGTTGAAAATGTTGTATGTTTTCGATCCTGTTTTTAATATTCAACATCCAGGGAGGTTCGATAACATGACTGAACGTTATGATTACGTAATTGTTGGGGGTGGGAGTGCTGGTTCAGTGCTCGGCAACCGTTTAAGTGAAGATGGAACAAAAAGCGTGCTTGTATTAGAGGCAGGACGCAGGGATTATGCATGGGATCTTCTGATTCAAATGCCAGCTGCATTGATGTTCCCATCGGGAAATCCTTTCTATGACTGGAGCTATGAATCAGATCCTGAACCATATATGGGTGGACGCAGAATTGCGCATGCCCGCGGGAAGGTTCTTGGAGGTTCAAGCTCGATTAACGGGATGATTTTCCAACGCGGAAATCCAAAAGACTATGAGCGTTGGGGAGCTGACCCGGGCATGGAAACTTGGAACTTTGCTCACTGT is from Halalkalibacillus sediminis and encodes:
- a CDS encoding hydrogenase maturation protease, which codes for MEKTIVVGIGNKLMMDDGVGIYVVEELAEKNEDSQVQYMIGESDVDYCLSKIQGATKVIIVDAVYNNKRVGEVSVIPIKELSEQKSLDISPHNTHLFHALYQHELISGYLLAVEPFSIQFQIGLSNELKKLWTQIQTDVENKITELLIDPKSV
- a CDS encoding nickel-dependent hydrogenase large subunit, which gives rise to MNRKIVINPLTRISGFMEIDVTVENNRVVDAKTKGNLFRGFEQMMVGRKPFDAVYFTQRICGICSAAHSMASSLALEDALNIIPMEQGKYLRDIIHCCEYLQNHIRHFYQYTVPDFVKIDQNTLLQSDHDDFRLPKKVNSRIAQHYFDSLPISRSAHEMLAVLGGKAPHNHGVFIGGVTTQATAEKVVHLDSLLDEIIAFIDVKMIPDVYEIAKYYPEYFQIGGGYGNLLSYGAFNDYEDLGTLYLNPLVSTLNSIEIFDEKKIKEKIDYSWFQSPSSTYDPDELMPEPDQDKEKAYSWVKAPRYNGLPYEVGPLARLILSGNYNKGISAMDRTIARALEAKKITEIMKTLLSQIIPEIDVQSKYELPETAEGRGLVDTTRGALGHWLKIKDKKLSFYQIITPSTWDFSTRDDQGYRGVAEEALIGTPIQNPDKPAEIGRILRSFDPCMSCATHVYRSGEQVKTIKVF